A region from the Triticum aestivum cultivar Chinese Spring chromosome 3D, IWGSC CS RefSeq v2.1, whole genome shotgun sequence genome encodes:
- the LOC123075064 gene encoding chloride channel protein CLC-c, giving the protein MAMAKREKGLAVRPVPAPVPEAPTPSATPVSATAPTSARSVKWGDLEDAAGGLERPLLRQRGSNTTSQMAVVGTNVCPIESLDYEIVENDVYKQDWRSRGRIQIFQYQVLKWLMALLVGSFVGLVGFFNNIAVENIAGYKLLLTSNLMRQNRNLEAFLLYMACNAVLAGSAAAVCAYLAPAAAGSGIPEVKAYLNGVDAHSILAPSTLFVKIIGSILGVSAGFMLGKEGPMVHTGACIAAMLGQGGSRRYGLTWNWIRYFKNDLDRRDLITCGAAAGVTAAFRAPVGGVLFALEEATTWWRSALLWRTFSTTAVSAIVLRSLIEYCRSGNCGLFGKGGLIMFDVSSRVTTYTATDIAAVILLGILGGLLGALFNHFVDRILRRYGVINEKGAPYKILMTVFISLVTSCCSFGLSSLSPCVPCPPELAPGKCPTIGRNGNYKKFWCPAGHYNALASLFFNTNDDAIRNLFSGGTDSEFGVYTLLTFFIGVYTLGLITYGVAVPSGLFIPVILSGASFGRLVGKVFGSGLDTGLFAIVGAASFLGGTMRMTVSVCVILLELTNDLLLLPLIMLVLLVSKTVADCFNKGVYEQIVRMKGLPFLEVHADACMRSLVASDVLSGPVITFSSVERVGSVVNTLRRTGHNGFPVIEEEPFAPAPELCGLVLRSHLIVLLNGRTFTRAPVKTGAAEVFRKLNPFDFAKVGSSGKAMEVDELRLTEEEMDMYVDLHPITNRSPYTVVENMSLAKAAVLFRDLGLRHMCVVPRTPGRPPVLGILTRHDFMPEYIRGLFENVLRE; this is encoded by the exons ATGGCCATGGCTAAACGGGAGAAAGGCTTGGCCGTACGCCCCGTGCCCGCACCCGTACCCGAGGCTCccacgccgtcggcgacgccggTGTCGGCAACGGCGCCGACGTCTGCGAGGTCGGTGAAGTGGGGCGACCTCGAGGACGCGGCCGGCGGGCTGGAGCGGCCGCTGCTGCGGCAGCGCGGCTCCAACACCACGTCGCAGATGGCCGTCGTCGGCACCAACGTCTGCCCTATCGAGAGCCTCGACTACGA GATCGTGGAGAACGACGTGTACAAGCAGGACTGGAGGTCGAGGGGGAGGATCCAGATCTTCCAGTACCAGGTGCTCAAATGGCTCATGGCGCTCCTCGTGGGATCCTTCGTGGGCCTCGTGGGATTCTTCAACAACATCGCCGTCGAGAACATCGCCGGCTACAAGCTGCTCCTGACCAGCAACCTCATGCGGCAAAACAG GAACCTGGAAGCGTTCCTGCTATACATGGCCTGCAATGCGGTTCTCGCGGGATCCGCAGCTGCGGTTTGCGCCTACTTAGCCCCCGCGGCAGCTGGCTCCGGCATACCGGAGGTGAAGGCCTATCTGAACGGTGTCGACGCCCACTCCATCCTAGCGCCCAGCACCCTCTTCGTGAAG ATTATTGGCTCCATATTGGGGGTGTCTGCCGGTTTTATGCTGGGCAAAGAAGGGCCTATGGTGCACACTGGTGCCTGCATTGCCGCCATGCTCGGCCAAGGGGGGTCGCGCAGGTATGGTCTCACGTGGAACTGGATCAGGTACTTCAAGAACGACCTCGATCGTAGGGATCTCATCACCTGCGGTGCTGCGGCCGGCGTCACTGCAGCATTCCGCGCCCCCGTCGGGGGCGTCCTCTTTGCGCTCGAGGAAGCAACGACTTG GTGGCGGAGTGCGCTTCTGTGGAGGACATTCTCCACAACGGCAGTGTCGGCGATAGTGCTGCGGTCGTTGATAGAGTACTGCCGCAGCGGCAACTGCGGCCTGTTTGGCAAAGGGGGTCTGATCATGTTCGACGTCAGCTCGCGGGTGACGACTTACACCGCCACTGACATCGCCGCGGTCATACTGCTCGGCATCCTCGGCGGGCTGCTCGGAGCTCTCTTCAACCACTTTGTCGACCGGATCCTCCGCAGATACGGCGTCATCAACGA GAAGGGCGCGCCGTACAAGATCCTCATGACGGTGTTCATCTCACTTGTCACCTCGTGCTGCTCCTTCGGCCTGTCGTCGCTGTCTCCCTGCGTCCCGTGCCCGCCCGAGCTCGCCCCCGGCAAGTGCCCGACCATCGGCCGGAACGGCAACTACAAGAAGTTCTGGTGTCCGGCGGGGCACTACAACGCGCTGGCCTCTCTCTTCTTCAACACCAACGACGACGCCATCCGCAACCTCTTCAGCGGCGGCACGGACAGCGAGTTCGGGGTGTACACTCTGCTCACGTTCTTCATCGGCGTGTACACTCTTGGCCTGATCACCTACGGCGTGGCCGTGCCGTCGGGCCTCTTCATCCCCGTCATCCTCTCCGGTGCCTCCTTCGGCCGCCTCGTGGGCAAGGTCTTCGGCTCGGGCCTCGACACGGGCCTCTTTGCGATCGTCGGCGCGGCGTCCTTCCTCGGCGGCACCATGCGGATGACGGTGTCGGTGTGCGTGATCCTGCTGGAGCTCACCAACGACCTCCTGCTGCTGCCGCTCATCATGCTCGTCCTGCTCGTCTCCAAAACGGTGGCGGACTGCTTCAACAAGGGCGTGTACGAGCAGATCGTGCGCATGAAGGGGCTCCCCTTCCTGGAGGTGCACGCCGACGCGTGCATGCGAAGCCTGGTGGCCAGCGACGTGCTGTCCGGGCCGGTGATCACCTTCTCCAGCGTGGAGCGCGTCGGTTCCGTGGTGAACACGCTGCGGCGCACGGGCCACAACGGGTTCCCGGTGATCGAGGAGGAGCCGTTCGCGCCGGCGCCGGAGCTGTGCGGCCTGGTGCTGCGGTCCCATCTGATCGTGCTGCTCAACGGCAGGACCTTCACGAGGGCCCCCGTCAAGACCGGCGCCGCCGAGGTGTTCCGCAAGCTCAACCCCTTCGACTTCGCCAAGGTGGGGTCGTCGGGGAAGGCGATGGAGGTGGACGAGCTGAGGCTCACCGAGGAGGAGATGGACATGTACGTGGACCTCCACCCGATCACCAACCGGTCGCCCTACACCGTCGTGGAGAACATGTCGCTGGCCAAGGCCGCCGTGCTCTTCCGCGACCTCGGCCTCCGCCACATGTGCGTCGTGCCCAGGACCCCCGGG AGACCGCCGGTGCTGGGGATCCTGACGCGGCACGACTTCATGCCGGAGTACATCCGCGGGCTGTTCGAGAACGTCCTTCGCGAGTAG